From a region of the Molothrus ater isolate BHLD 08-10-18 breed brown headed cowbird chromosome 27, BPBGC_Mater_1.1, whole genome shotgun sequence genome:
- the ETV4 gene encoding ETS translocation variant 4 isoform X1, whose product MKGYLDQQVPFTFPQQQPPGPALPAGRAVLGAARTPGEAALPPEQDSEELFQDLRQLQETWLTEAQVPDNDEQFVPDFHSENLAFHSPPAKVKKEPQSPSELPCSHEQPLQHNSKQCLYASAYDQPRQCPSPGVLIQPALQQLPRHDRSFPCPAGPPSSTSSCGFLRENSSAYQPPLELCHPFPPSQEDPSAYQCLQFPQQGFKQEQQDPQCEAAEQAGSRQQLPAAVLVKQEQVDYLYEPDAPDCPSMYLNAESYPSHSCTEDPSGCSYDKQMRSFADDVCVVPEKFEAGDIKQEGGGYREGPPYQRRGSLQLWQFLVALLDNPTNSHFIAWTGRGMEFKLIEPEEVARLWGIQKNRPAMNYDKLSRSLRYYYEKGIMQKVAGERYVYKFVCEPEALFSMAFPEQPRLKAELELSEEDTVPLSHLGDSSSYLPELGSFPAQLYSKGYTY is encoded by the exons ATGAAGGGGTACCTGGACCAGCAGGTGCCGTTCACCTTCCCGCAG cagcagcccccgggcccggcgctgcccgcgggCCGAGCCGTGCTGGGCGCTGCCAGGACTCCCGGGGAAGCGGCGCTGCCGCCGGAGCAGGACTCGGAAG AGCTCTTCCAGGACCTGCGGCAGCTCCAGGAGACCTGGCTGACTGAAG CTCAGGTTCCAGACAATGATGAGCAATTTGTGCCCGACTTCCATTCAGAAAACT tAGCTTTTCACAGTCCTCCTGCCAAGGTCAAGAaggagccccagagcccctcggagctgccctgcagccacgAGCAGCCGCTCCAGCACAACAGCAAGCAGTGCCTTTATGCCAG TGCCTATGACCAGCCCAGacagtgccccagccctggggtcctgatccagccagcactgcagcagctccccaggcacGACAGGagcttcccctgccctgcagggcccccCAGCTCCACCTCCAGCTGTGGCTTCCTCAGGGAGAACAG CTCTGCCTATCAGCCacctctggagctgtgccatCCCTTCCCGCCCTCCCAGGAGGACCCCAGTGCCTACCAGTGCCTCCAGTTCCCTCAGCAGGGCTtcaagcaggagcagcaggacccGCAGTGcgaggcagcagagcaggcaggcagcaggcagcagctcccagcagctgtgctggtcaAGCAGGAGCAGGTGGATTACCTGTACGAGCCAG ACGCTCCTGACTGCCCTTCCATGTACCTGAACGCTGAGAGTTACCCAAGCCACTCGTGTACAGAAGATCCATCAG GCTGCAGCTATGACAAGCAGATGAGGTCCTTTGCTGATGATGTCTGCGTTGTCCCAGAGAAATTTGAAG CAGGAGACATCAAGCAGGAAGGTGGAGGGTACAGGGAAGGCCCCCCCTACCAGAGACGGGGCTcgctgcagctctggcagttCCTCGTGGCTCTCTTGGACAACCCCACCAATTCCCACTTCATTGCCTGGACTGGCAGAGGAATGGAGTTCAAGCTCATTGAGCCAGAGGAG GTGGCCAGGCTCTGGGGGATCCAGAAGAACCGTCCAGCCATGAACTACGACAAGCTGAGCCGGTCCCTGCGCTACTACTACGAGAAAGGCATCATGCAGAAG gtggCTGGGGAGCGTTATGTGTACAAGTTTGTGTGCGAGCCTGAGGCTCTGTTCTCCATGGCCTTCCCCGAGCAGCCGCGGCTGAAGGCGGAGCTGGAGCTCAGCGAGGAGGACACGGTGCCCCTGTCCCAcctgggggacagcagctcctacctgccagagctgggcagcttccctgcacagctctaCAGCAAAGGCTACACCTACtag
- the ETV4 gene encoding ETS translocation variant 4 isoform X2 — MKGYLDQQVPFTFPQQPPGPALPAGRAVLGAARTPGEAALPPEQDSEELFQDLRQLQETWLTEAQVPDNDEQFVPDFHSENLAFHSPPAKVKKEPQSPSELPCSHEQPLQHNSKQCLYASAYDQPRQCPSPGVLIQPALQQLPRHDRSFPCPAGPPSSTSSCGFLRENSSAYQPPLELCHPFPPSQEDPSAYQCLQFPQQGFKQEQQDPQCEAAEQAGSRQQLPAAVLVKQEQVDYLYEPDAPDCPSMYLNAESYPSHSCTEDPSGCSYDKQMRSFADDVCVVPEKFEAGDIKQEGGGYREGPPYQRRGSLQLWQFLVALLDNPTNSHFIAWTGRGMEFKLIEPEEVARLWGIQKNRPAMNYDKLSRSLRYYYEKGIMQKVAGERYVYKFVCEPEALFSMAFPEQPRLKAELELSEEDTVPLSHLGDSSSYLPELGSFPAQLYSKGYTY, encoded by the exons ATGAAGGGGTACCTGGACCAGCAGGTGCCGTTCACCTTCCCGCAG cagcccccgggcccggcgctgcccgcgggCCGAGCCGTGCTGGGCGCTGCCAGGACTCCCGGGGAAGCGGCGCTGCCGCCGGAGCAGGACTCGGAAG AGCTCTTCCAGGACCTGCGGCAGCTCCAGGAGACCTGGCTGACTGAAG CTCAGGTTCCAGACAATGATGAGCAATTTGTGCCCGACTTCCATTCAGAAAACT tAGCTTTTCACAGTCCTCCTGCCAAGGTCAAGAaggagccccagagcccctcggagctgccctgcagccacgAGCAGCCGCTCCAGCACAACAGCAAGCAGTGCCTTTATGCCAG TGCCTATGACCAGCCCAGacagtgccccagccctggggtcctgatccagccagcactgcagcagctccccaggcacGACAGGagcttcccctgccctgcagggcccccCAGCTCCACCTCCAGCTGTGGCTTCCTCAGGGAGAACAG CTCTGCCTATCAGCCacctctggagctgtgccatCCCTTCCCGCCCTCCCAGGAGGACCCCAGTGCCTACCAGTGCCTCCAGTTCCCTCAGCAGGGCTtcaagcaggagcagcaggacccGCAGTGcgaggcagcagagcaggcaggcagcaggcagcagctcccagcagctgtgctggtcaAGCAGGAGCAGGTGGATTACCTGTACGAGCCAG ACGCTCCTGACTGCCCTTCCATGTACCTGAACGCTGAGAGTTACCCAAGCCACTCGTGTACAGAAGATCCATCAG GCTGCAGCTATGACAAGCAGATGAGGTCCTTTGCTGATGATGTCTGCGTTGTCCCAGAGAAATTTGAAG CAGGAGACATCAAGCAGGAAGGTGGAGGGTACAGGGAAGGCCCCCCCTACCAGAGACGGGGCTcgctgcagctctggcagttCCTCGTGGCTCTCTTGGACAACCCCACCAATTCCCACTTCATTGCCTGGACTGGCAGAGGAATGGAGTTCAAGCTCATTGAGCCAGAGGAG GTGGCCAGGCTCTGGGGGATCCAGAAGAACCGTCCAGCCATGAACTACGACAAGCTGAGCCGGTCCCTGCGCTACTACTACGAGAAAGGCATCATGCAGAAG gtggCTGGGGAGCGTTATGTGTACAAGTTTGTGTGCGAGCCTGAGGCTCTGTTCTCCATGGCCTTCCCCGAGCAGCCGCGGCTGAAGGCGGAGCTGGAGCTCAGCGAGGAGGACACGGTGCCCCTGTCCCAcctgggggacagcagctcctacctgccagagctgggcagcttccctgcacagctctaCAGCAAAGGCTACACCTACtag
- the ETV4 gene encoding ETS translocation variant 4 isoform X3 has protein sequence MKGYLDQQVPFTFPQQQPPGPALPAGRAVLGAARTPGEAALPPEQDSEELFQDLRQLQETWLTEAQVPDNDEQFVPDFHSENLAFHSPPAKVKKEPQSPSELPCSHEQPLQHNSKQCLYASAYDQPRQCPSPGVLIQPALQQLPRHDRSFPCPAGPPSSTSSCGFLRENSSAYQPPLELCHPFPPSQEDPSAYQCLQFPQQGFKQEQQDPQCEAAEQAGSRQQLPAAVLVKQEQVDYLYEPDAPDCPSMYLNAESYPSHSCTEDPSGCSYDKQMRSFADDVCVVPEKFEGDIKQEGGGYREGPPYQRRGSLQLWQFLVALLDNPTNSHFIAWTGRGMEFKLIEPEEVARLWGIQKNRPAMNYDKLSRSLRYYYEKGIMQKVAGERYVYKFVCEPEALFSMAFPEQPRLKAELELSEEDTVPLSHLGDSSSYLPELGSFPAQLYSKGYTY, from the exons ATGAAGGGGTACCTGGACCAGCAGGTGCCGTTCACCTTCCCGCAG cagcagcccccgggcccggcgctgcccgcgggCCGAGCCGTGCTGGGCGCTGCCAGGACTCCCGGGGAAGCGGCGCTGCCGCCGGAGCAGGACTCGGAAG AGCTCTTCCAGGACCTGCGGCAGCTCCAGGAGACCTGGCTGACTGAAG CTCAGGTTCCAGACAATGATGAGCAATTTGTGCCCGACTTCCATTCAGAAAACT tAGCTTTTCACAGTCCTCCTGCCAAGGTCAAGAaggagccccagagcccctcggagctgccctgcagccacgAGCAGCCGCTCCAGCACAACAGCAAGCAGTGCCTTTATGCCAG TGCCTATGACCAGCCCAGacagtgccccagccctggggtcctgatccagccagcactgcagcagctccccaggcacGACAGGagcttcccctgccctgcagggcccccCAGCTCCACCTCCAGCTGTGGCTTCCTCAGGGAGAACAG CTCTGCCTATCAGCCacctctggagctgtgccatCCCTTCCCGCCCTCCCAGGAGGACCCCAGTGCCTACCAGTGCCTCCAGTTCCCTCAGCAGGGCTtcaagcaggagcagcaggacccGCAGTGcgaggcagcagagcaggcaggcagcaggcagcagctcccagcagctgtgctggtcaAGCAGGAGCAGGTGGATTACCTGTACGAGCCAG ACGCTCCTGACTGCCCTTCCATGTACCTGAACGCTGAGAGTTACCCAAGCCACTCGTGTACAGAAGATCCATCAG GCTGCAGCTATGACAAGCAGATGAGGTCCTTTGCTGATGATGTCTGCGTTGTCCCAGAGAAATTTGAAG GAGACATCAAGCAGGAAGGTGGAGGGTACAGGGAAGGCCCCCCCTACCAGAGACGGGGCTcgctgcagctctggcagttCCTCGTGGCTCTCTTGGACAACCCCACCAATTCCCACTTCATTGCCTGGACTGGCAGAGGAATGGAGTTCAAGCTCATTGAGCCAGAGGAG GTGGCCAGGCTCTGGGGGATCCAGAAGAACCGTCCAGCCATGAACTACGACAAGCTGAGCCGGTCCCTGCGCTACTACTACGAGAAAGGCATCATGCAGAAG gtggCTGGGGAGCGTTATGTGTACAAGTTTGTGTGCGAGCCTGAGGCTCTGTTCTCCATGGCCTTCCCCGAGCAGCCGCGGCTGAAGGCGGAGCTGGAGCTCAGCGAGGAGGACACGGTGCCCCTGTCCCAcctgggggacagcagctcctacctgccagagctgggcagcttccctgcacagctctaCAGCAAAGGCTACACCTACtag
- the ETV4 gene encoding ETS translocation variant 4 isoform X4: MKGYLDQQVPFTFPQQQPPGPALPAGRAVLGAARTPGEAALPPEQDSEELFQDLRQLQETWLTEAQVPDNDEQFVPDFHSENLAFHSPPAKVKKEPQSPSELPCSHEQPLQHNSKQCLYASAYDQPRQCPSPGVLIQPALQQLPRHDRSFPCPAGPPSSTSSCGFLRENSSAYQPPLELCHPFPPSQEDPSAYQCLQFPQQGFKQEQQDPQCEAAEQAGSRQQLPAAVLVKQEQVDYLYEPDAPDCPSMYLNAESYPSHSCTEDPSGCSYDKQMRSFADDVCVVPEKFEAGDIKQEGGGYREGPPYQRRGSLQLWQFLVALLDNPTNSHFIAWTGRGMEFKLIEPEEVARLWGIQKNRPAMNYDKLSRSLRYYYEKGIMQKAAC, encoded by the exons ATGAAGGGGTACCTGGACCAGCAGGTGCCGTTCACCTTCCCGCAG cagcagcccccgggcccggcgctgcccgcgggCCGAGCCGTGCTGGGCGCTGCCAGGACTCCCGGGGAAGCGGCGCTGCCGCCGGAGCAGGACTCGGAAG AGCTCTTCCAGGACCTGCGGCAGCTCCAGGAGACCTGGCTGACTGAAG CTCAGGTTCCAGACAATGATGAGCAATTTGTGCCCGACTTCCATTCAGAAAACT tAGCTTTTCACAGTCCTCCTGCCAAGGTCAAGAaggagccccagagcccctcggagctgccctgcagccacgAGCAGCCGCTCCAGCACAACAGCAAGCAGTGCCTTTATGCCAG TGCCTATGACCAGCCCAGacagtgccccagccctggggtcctgatccagccagcactgcagcagctccccaggcacGACAGGagcttcccctgccctgcagggcccccCAGCTCCACCTCCAGCTGTGGCTTCCTCAGGGAGAACAG CTCTGCCTATCAGCCacctctggagctgtgccatCCCTTCCCGCCCTCCCAGGAGGACCCCAGTGCCTACCAGTGCCTCCAGTTCCCTCAGCAGGGCTtcaagcaggagcagcaggacccGCAGTGcgaggcagcagagcaggcaggcagcaggcagcagctcccagcagctgtgctggtcaAGCAGGAGCAGGTGGATTACCTGTACGAGCCAG ACGCTCCTGACTGCCCTTCCATGTACCTGAACGCTGAGAGTTACCCAAGCCACTCGTGTACAGAAGATCCATCAG GCTGCAGCTATGACAAGCAGATGAGGTCCTTTGCTGATGATGTCTGCGTTGTCCCAGAGAAATTTGAAG CAGGAGACATCAAGCAGGAAGGTGGAGGGTACAGGGAAGGCCCCCCCTACCAGAGACGGGGCTcgctgcagctctggcagttCCTCGTGGCTCTCTTGGACAACCCCACCAATTCCCACTTCATTGCCTGGACTGGCAGAGGAATGGAGTTCAAGCTCATTGAGCCAGAGGAG GTGGCCAGGCTCTGGGGGATCCAGAAGAACCGTCCAGCCATGAACTACGACAAGCTGAGCCGGTCCCTGCGCTACTACTACGAGAAAGGCATCATGCAGAAG